A window from Symbiopectobacterium purcellii encodes these proteins:
- the glyQ gene encoding glycine--tRNA ligase subunit alpha, producing the protein MQKFDTKTFQGLILTLQDYWARQGCTIIQPLDMEVGAGTSHPMTCLRALGPEPIAAAYVQPSRRPTDGRYGENPNRLQHYYQFQVIIKPSPDNIQELYLGSLKALGLDPTIHDIRFVEDNWENPTLGAWGLGWEVWLNGMEVTQFTYFQQVGGLECKPVTGEITYGLERLAMYIQGVDSVYDLVWSDGPLGKTTYGDVFHQNEVEQSTYNFEYADVDFLFTCFEQYEKEAQQLLALEKPLPLPAYERILKAAHSFNLLDARKAISVTERQRYILRIRTLTKAVAEAYYASREALGFPMCNKKES; encoded by the coding sequence ATGCAAAAGTTTGATACCAAGACCTTTCAGGGCCTGATCCTGACGTTGCAGGATTACTGGGCTCGCCAAGGCTGCACCATTATCCAACCTTTGGATATGGAAGTCGGCGCTGGCACCTCTCATCCGATGACCTGTCTACGCGCGCTGGGGCCAGAGCCTATTGCCGCTGCCTATGTCCAGCCGTCGCGTCGTCCTACCGACGGTCGTTACGGGGAAAACCCGAACCGCCTGCAACACTATTATCAGTTTCAGGTCATCATCAAGCCGTCACCCGACAACATTCAAGAACTGTATCTCGGTTCGCTGAAAGCGCTGGGGCTGGACCCGACCATCCACGATATTCGTTTCGTGGAAGATAACTGGGAGAACCCGACGCTGGGTGCCTGGGGGCTGGGTTGGGAAGTGTGGTTGAACGGTATGGAAGTCACGCAGTTTACCTACTTCCAGCAAGTGGGCGGTCTTGAGTGCAAGCCGGTTACTGGCGAGATCACCTACGGTCTGGAACGTCTGGCAATGTATATCCAGGGCGTAGACAGCGTCTATGACCTGGTGTGGAGCGATGGCCCGCTGGGTAAAACCACCTACGGTGACGTGTTCCACCAAAATGAGGTGGAACAGTCCACCTATAACTTCGAATACGCCGACGTCGATTTCCTGTTTACCTGCTTTGAGCAGTACGAGAAAGAAGCGCAACAGCTGCTGGCGCTGGAAAAACCGCTGCCGCTGCCTGCCTACGAACGCATTCTGAAAGCCGCGCACAGCTTTAACCTGCTGGACGCGCGTAAAGCCATTTCCGTTACCGAACGTCAGCGCTATATCCTGCGCATTCGCACGCTGACCAAAGCGGTGGCCGAAGCCTACTACGCTTCCCGTGAAGCGCTGGGCTTCCCGATGTGTAACAAGAAAGAGAGCTAA
- a CDS encoding DNA-3-methyladenine glycosylase I, with translation MNRCAWVTQDPLYLDYHDTEWGKPCKESVKLFELLCLEGQQAGLSWITVLKKRENYRASFHQFDPKRVANMTQEDVERLLQDSGIIRHRGKIEAIITNARIWCDMEAQGESFSDFIWSFVNHAPLVNSPTTLSDVPAKTAVSDAMSKALKKRGFKFIGSTICYAFMQAAGLVNDHTTDCFCYQEATRD, from the coding sequence ATGAACCGATGCGCATGGGTCACCCAAGACCCGCTTTACCTCGATTATCACGATACGGAATGGGGCAAACCGTGCAAAGAGAGCGTCAAACTGTTCGAACTGCTGTGCCTTGAAGGACAGCAGGCCGGTTTGTCATGGATAACGGTATTGAAAAAGCGGGAAAACTACCGGGCGAGCTTCCATCAGTTTGACCCGAAACGGGTGGCAAACATGACGCAGGAAGACGTCGAGCGTTTGCTACAAGACAGTGGCATTATCCGTCATCGCGGCAAAATTGAAGCCATCATCACCAACGCACGCATCTGGTGTGACATGGAAGCGCAGGGCGAGTCTTTTTCCGATTTCATCTGGTCTTTCGTTAACCATGCGCCGTTGGTCAACAGCCCCACCACGCTGTCCGATGTGCCTGCTAAAACCGCCGTGTCTGACGCCATGTCAAAAGCACTGAAAAAACGCGGCTTCAAGTTTATCGGCTCCACCATCTGCTATGCCTTTATGCAAGCCGCCGGTCTGGTCAACGATCACACGACCGACTGCTTCTGCTATCAAGAGGCCACGCGTGATTAG
- a CDS encoding sulfite exporter TauE/SafE family protein: MAIEWIAAYLALGGIVRFVAGLLGIGGGGIMVPILTALFAAQGVQGEHLVHLALGTSMAAIVITAISSLRTHHQHQAVLWPVVLRITPAILIGTFAATWLATLLPTRALAIFFSCFMAYVAVQMVLNIKPKAQRQLPGVAGVSLAGLIIGGISALVAIGGGSLTVPFLTWCNVRIQQAIGTSAAVGLPIALAGALGYMINGWSTAGMPAYTLGYVSVPAVLLISAVSFFTAPFGARLAHRLPVATLKKIFAALLLVLSLKMLQTVFSA, encoded by the coding sequence ATGGCTATTGAGTGGATCGCTGCTTATCTGGCGTTGGGCGGCATTGTCAGGTTTGTGGCGGGGCTGCTGGGGATTGGCGGCGGCGGTATCATGGTGCCGATTTTAACGGCACTGTTTGCGGCTCAGGGGGTGCAAGGCGAGCATCTGGTGCATTTGGCGCTGGGCACCTCGATGGCGGCGATTGTCATTACCGCGATCTCCAGCTTGCGCACCCATCATCAGCATCAGGCGGTGCTGTGGCCCGTGGTGCTGCGTATTACGCCTGCAATTCTTATCGGCACCTTTGCCGCCACCTGGTTGGCTACACTGCTGCCTACGCGGGCGCTGGCGATCTTCTTTTCCTGCTTTATGGCCTATGTTGCCGTGCAGATGGTGCTTAACATCAAGCCCAAAGCGCAGCGCCAACTGCCGGGTGTAGCGGGGGTATCGTTGGCGGGTCTGATCATCGGCGGTATTTCTGCGCTGGTGGCGATTGGCGGGGGCTCGCTCACCGTACCGTTTTTGACCTGGTGTAATGTACGCATTCAGCAGGCGATCGGCACATCGGCGGCGGTAGGGCTGCCTATCGCGTTGGCGGGGGCGCTGGGCTATATGATTAACGGTTGGTCCACGGCGGGGATGCCTGCCTATACGTTGGGCTATGTTTCAGTGCCTGCCGTGCTGCTGATCTCGGCGGTGAGCTTCTTTACCGCACCGTTTGGTGCGCGGTTGGCGCATCGTTTGCCGGTGGCTACCCTGAAAAAAATCTTTGCTGCACTGCTGCTGGTGCTGAGCCTGAAAATGCTGCAAACGGTGTTCAGCGCGTGA
- the glyS gene encoding glycine--tRNA ligase subunit beta yields MTDKTFLVEIGTEELPPKALRSLAESFAANFTTELDNAGLTHGDVSWFAAPRRLALKVAQLSAAQPDREVEKRGPAIAQAYDAEGKPTKAAEGWARGCGITVDQAERLTTDKGEWLLYRALVKGGSAQGLLADMVANALAKLPIPKLMHWGDKETQFVRPVHTVTMLLGDELIPGQVLGIESARTVRGHRFMGEPEFTIDNADQYPSILLERGKVIADYEARKALIKADAQAAARQIGGNADLSESLLEEVASLVEWPVVLTARFEEKFLAVPAEALVYTMKGDQKYFPVYDNAGKLLPNFIFVANIESKDPQQIISGNEKVVRPRLADAEFFFNTDRKKRLEDHLPRLQTVLFQQQLGTLRDKTDRIQALAGWVAEKIGADVAHAKRAGLLSKCDLMTNMVFEFTDTQGVMGMHYARHDGEAEDVAVALNEQYQPRFAGDALPASGVACALAIADKMDTLAGIFGIGQHPKGDKDPFALRRAALGVLRIIVEKQLPLDLQTLTEEAVRLYGDKLTNANVVDDVIEFMLGRFRAWYQEEGHSVDTIQAVLARRPTRPADFDARVKAVSHFRSLEAATALAAANKRVSNILAKATDTLNANVDAALLKEKEEVQLATYVIALESKLAPWFAEGRYQEALAELAELREPVDNFFDKVMVNSEDESVRLNRLTLLNQLRNLFLKVADISVLQ; encoded by the coding sequence ATGACTGACAAGACTTTTCTGGTGGAAATCGGCACGGAAGAGCTGCCGCCAAAGGCGCTGCGTTCTCTGGCGGAGTCCTTTGCCGCCAACTTCACCACTGAACTGGATAATGCCGGACTGACACACGGTGACGTGAGCTGGTTTGCCGCACCGCGTCGTTTGGCGTTGAAAGTGGCACAACTGAGCGCTGCACAACCGGATCGTGAAGTCGAAAAACGTGGTCCCGCGATTGCTCAGGCGTATGACGCTGAGGGCAAACCGACCAAAGCAGCTGAAGGCTGGGCGCGCGGCTGCGGCATCACTGTCGATCAGGCAGAACGTTTGACGACCGACAAAGGCGAGTGGCTACTGTATCGCGCGCTGGTAAAAGGCGGCAGCGCGCAGGGGCTGCTGGCGGACATGGTCGCAAACGCGCTGGCGAAACTGCCAATCCCGAAACTGATGCACTGGGGCGATAAAGAGACCCAGTTTGTGCGTCCGGTGCATACGGTAACGATGCTGCTGGGTGATGAACTGATCCCCGGTCAGGTGCTGGGCATTGAATCTGCTCGCACCGTGCGCGGCCATCGCTTTATGGGTGAGCCCGAATTCACCATCGATAACGCTGACCAATACCCGAGCATCCTGCTGGAGCGCGGCAAGGTTATCGCCGATTATGAAGCGCGTAAGGCGTTGATCAAAGCCGATGCGCAAGCGGCTGCGCGTCAGATTGGGGGGAATGCCGATCTGAGCGAAAGCCTGCTGGAAGAAGTGGCCTCACTGGTGGAATGGCCGGTGGTGCTGACCGCGCGCTTTGAAGAGAAATTCCTGGCGGTGCCTGCCGAAGCGCTGGTTTACACCATGAAGGGCGACCAGAAGTATTTCCCGGTGTATGACAACGCCGGAAAGCTGCTGCCGAATTTCATCTTTGTTGCCAACATTGAATCCAAAGATCCACAGCAGATTATTTCAGGTAACGAGAAAGTGGTACGCCCACGTCTGGCGGATGCCGAATTCTTCTTTAACACCGACCGTAAAAAACGTCTGGAAGATCATCTGCCGCGTCTGCAAACCGTGCTGTTCCAACAGCAGTTGGGTACGCTGCGCGACAAGACCGATCGCATTCAGGCCTTGGCGGGCTGGGTGGCGGAGAAAATCGGTGCCGACGTCGCTCACGCGAAACGTGCTGGTTTGCTCTCCAAGTGCGACCTGATGACCAACATGGTGTTCGAATTTACCGACACCCAGGGCGTCATGGGGATGCACTACGCGCGTCACGACGGTGAAGCCGAAGACGTTGCCGTCGCCCTGAACGAACAGTACCAGCCGCGTTTTGCCGGGGATGCACTGCCTGCATCTGGCGTTGCCTGCGCATTGGCGATCGCTGACAAGATGGACACGCTGGCGGGGATTTTCGGTATCGGTCAACACCCGAAAGGGGATAAAGACCCGTTCGCGCTGCGCCGTGCTGCACTGGGTGTGCTGCGTATTATCGTTGAGAAACAGCTGCCGCTCGATCTGCAAACGCTGACGGAAGAAGCGGTACGCCTGTATGGCGACAAGCTGACCAACGCTAACGTGGTTGATGACGTGATCGAATTCATGCTGGGCCGTTTCCGCGCCTGGTATCAGGAAGAAGGTCATAGCGTAGACACCATTCAGGCGGTACTGGCCCGTCGCCCGACCCGCCCGGCCGATTTCGACGCCCGTGTGAAAGCGGTGAGCCATTTCCGTTCGTTGGAGGCTGCCACCGCGCTGGCGGCGGCCAACAAGCGCGTGTCTAACATTCTGGCGAAAGCCACCGATACGCTGAACGCCAACGTTGATGCTGCTCTGCTCAAAGAGAAAGAGGAAGTTCAGTTGGCTACTTACGTTATCGCGTTGGAAAGCAAGCTGGCACCCTGGTTCGCTGAAGGACGTTATCAGGAAGCGTTGGCGGAGCTGGCCGAACTGCGTGAACCGGTTGATAACTTCTTCGATAAGGTGATGGTTAACTCGGAAGACGAAAGCGTACGCCTGAACCGTCTGACGCTGCTCAATCAACTGCGTAATCTGTTCCTGAAAGTGGCGGATATTTCCGTATTGCAGTAA
- a CDS encoding N-acetyltransferase has protein sequence MIRDYRPEDLALLLPLWLESTTRSHPFINPTYWQESEPLVREQYLPNAQTWVYEVGGAIVGFISVMEQRFVGALFVHHRWHGKGVGVALMTHVQQHFPVLSLEVYEQNLRACAFYQKLGFSAVKRTFPAETNAPAQIMQWEKTA, from the coding sequence GTGATTAGGGACTACCGGCCCGAGGATCTTGCCCTCCTCCTCCCCCTGTGGCTAGAAAGCACGACCCGATCGCACCCGTTTATCAACCCCACCTATTGGCAAGAAAGCGAACCGCTGGTGCGTGAGCAGTATCTGCCGAACGCGCAGACTTGGGTTTATGAGGTTGGAGGCGCGATCGTCGGTTTCATCAGCGTGATGGAACAGCGTTTTGTCGGCGCACTGTTTGTCCATCATCGCTGGCATGGCAAAGGCGTCGGCGTCGCGCTGATGACCCATGTGCAGCAGCACTTCCCTGTGTTGAGTCTGGAAGTGTATGAACAAAACCTGCGCGCCTGCGCCTTTTACCAGAAACTGGGTTTCTCTGCGGTAAAACGCACGTTCCCCGCGGAAACCAACGCCCCCGCGCAGATTATGCAATGGGAAAAAACGGCCTGA
- a CDS encoding dihydrodipicolinate synthase family protein, which produces MKADRIKGVIPPLPTLTDAEGNLDKQAMGSLLDRVINAGVHGVLALGTCGEFYALRRETRQETAEFVVNHVKGRVPVILGIGGTCIDDVLYFGQHAARCGADAVLVINPYYAPLSAESLFHFYQTVAENLALPIMIYNFPQLTGHSISADMVRRLAQQFPSIIGIKDTINNISHIRELMNQVKPHRPDFLIFAGYDEYLLDTLILGGDGGFPASANFAPDVTVKLYEHFCAENYSTVFQQRRDLSRLAQLFSINAPLPDLLKHLLAMTGMYTPDGNGNKTNRLSPEHIAELKDLLPLREEKE; this is translated from the coding sequence ATGAAAGCAGATCGGATTAAGGGCGTTATTCCCCCCCTTCCCACGTTGACGGATGCTGAGGGGAACCTCGACAAGCAAGCAATGGGCAGCTTGCTCGATCGGGTGATTAACGCTGGCGTACACGGCGTGTTGGCACTGGGCACCTGCGGCGAATTTTATGCCCTGCGCCGGGAAACGCGTCAGGAAACCGCAGAATTTGTGGTTAACCATGTCAAGGGTCGCGTGCCGGTGATTCTCGGTATCGGCGGTACCTGCATCGATGATGTTCTGTATTTCGGGCAGCATGCAGCGCGCTGCGGCGCGGATGCCGTATTGGTCATCAACCCTTATTACGCCCCGCTCAGCGCAGAGAGCCTTTTTCACTTTTACCAAACCGTGGCGGAAAATCTCGCACTGCCGATCATGATTTATAACTTTCCGCAGCTGACGGGGCACTCGATTTCTGCCGATATGGTGCGACGTTTAGCGCAGCAATTTCCGTCGATCATCGGCATTAAAGACACCATTAACAATATCAGCCATATTCGGGAATTGATGAATCAGGTTAAACCTCATCGCCCGGACTTCCTGATTTTTGCCGGCTACGACGAATACCTGTTAGACACGCTGATATTAGGAGGCGATGGTGGCTTTCCGGCGAGTGCCAATTTCGCCCCTGACGTGACCGTTAAACTCTACGAGCATTTTTGCGCAGAAAACTATTCGACCGTATTTCAACAGCGACGTGACTTATCGCGACTGGCGCAACTTTTTTCCATTAATGCCCCCTTGCCTGACTTACTCAAACATCTGTTAGCCATGACGGGAATGTATACGCCTGACGGCAACGGCAATAAAACAAATAGGCTTTCACCGGAACACATTGC
- a CDS encoding aminotransferase class III-fold pyridoxal phosphate-dependent enzyme encodes MTTPYNHTDYRFWHPMAHPNDWAEREPLRIVKGDGLYIWDDKGRKMLDGFAGLWCVNVGHNRPEVKAAITKQMDELAYYQLFDGVSHPMAEALSNRLIQMTQQEDMRRVLYGMGGSDGVETALKVARQYWILQGKPQRTRFISLKNAYHGVHMGGTSVSGLPIYRLNYGPMLEGCTQIESPWQYRNPWNCDDPDTLGKLVAEQLEREILYYGPDTVAAFIAEPVQGAGGVIVPPANFWPLVREICDKYGVLLIADEVVTGFGRSGAMFGSRGWGVKPDIMVFAKALTAGYVPLSATVLNQRIEAAYLDNRDARGLLMTGFTYGGHPLACAAGLAVLDIVEQENLPANAAHQGEYLLGQLLPFESRFRSVGNVRGKGLMLALDLVEDKASKRTLAPDNGLAFRIAEAARDAGAVVRPVGPKLVLAPPLTIDKAGCDTLVLALQTAFEKEDR; translated from the coding sequence ATGACAACACCCTATAACCATACCGATTACCGTTTTTGGCACCCGATGGCACACCCGAATGACTGGGCCGAACGCGAACCGCTGCGCATTGTTAAAGGCGATGGCCTCTACATCTGGGATGATAAAGGGCGAAAAATGCTCGATGGCTTCGCCGGGCTGTGGTGCGTCAACGTCGGCCACAATCGCCCAGAAGTGAAAGCCGCCATCACCAAACAGATGGATGAACTGGCTTACTACCAACTGTTTGACGGCGTCAGCCACCCGATGGCCGAAGCGCTGTCTAATCGCCTCATTCAGATGACACAGCAAGAAGATATGCGGCGGGTGCTGTACGGCATGGGCGGCTCGGACGGTGTGGAAACCGCCCTCAAGGTGGCGCGCCAGTACTGGATTTTGCAAGGCAAGCCGCAACGCACGCGCTTTATCTCACTGAAGAATGCCTATCACGGCGTACACATGGGTGGCACCTCGGTGTCTGGCCTGCCGATTTATCGTCTTAACTATGGCCCAATGCTGGAAGGCTGTACGCAGATCGAATCGCCCTGGCAGTATCGCAACCCGTGGAACTGCGACGATCCCGATACGTTAGGCAAATTGGTGGCTGAGCAGTTAGAGCGTGAAATTCTTTATTACGGCCCGGATACCGTCGCCGCGTTTATCGCCGAGCCGGTGCAGGGTGCAGGCGGTGTGATTGTGCCACCGGCTAACTTCTGGCCGCTGGTGCGCGAGATCTGTGATAAATACGGCGTGCTGCTAATCGCCGATGAAGTGGTCACCGGATTTGGCCGCAGCGGGGCGATGTTTGGTTCACGCGGTTGGGGCGTAAAACCAGACATCATGGTGTTCGCCAAAGCGCTCACCGCCGGATATGTACCGCTGTCGGCTACCGTGCTGAATCAGCGTATCGAAGCGGCCTATCTGGACAACCGCGATGCGCGTGGATTATTGATGACCGGCTTCACCTACGGCGGCCACCCGTTAGCCTGCGCCGCCGGGTTGGCGGTGTTGGATATTGTTGAGCAGGAGAATCTGCCAGCCAATGCCGCACACCAGGGGGAATACTTGCTGGGTCAACTGCTGCCGTTTGAGTCACGCTTTCGCTCCGTGGGCAACGTACGGGGCAAAGGGCTGATGCTGGCGCTAGATCTGGTGGAGGACAAAGCGAGCAAGCGCACATTGGCGCCGGATAACGGACTGGCATTTCGTATTGCAGAAGCGGCACGCGATGCGGGCGCGGTGGTACGTCCGGTCGGACCGAAACTGGTGCTGGCACCACCGTTAACTATCGATAAAGCCGGTTGCGATACGCTGGTGCTGGCACTGCAAACGGCGTTTGAGAAGGAAGATCGATAG